From Paenibacillus sp. V4I7, one genomic window encodes:
- the mobB gene encoding molybdopterin-guanine dinucleotide biosynthesis protein B: protein MAHCIGFAGYSDSGKTTLVAKLILEMKQRGYRIAVMKHDAHGHYKEAAGTDSTTFVESGAEAVVTLSPDGIHVFEKKRNPSLEEQLSAYAHLDYVFIEGFKKEKHPKIAVFRTIEQSEIIQALEPEPIAIATDMDDFNFQLSAFPSFDLNNIPGMADFIERYFGSK, encoded by the coding sequence ATGGCACATTGTATTGGCTTTGCCGGCTATTCGGACAGTGGAAAAACAACGTTAGTGGCCAAGCTAATCTTGGAAATGAAGCAGCGCGGCTATCGGATAGCCGTAATGAAACATGATGCGCATGGACATTATAAAGAAGCCGCAGGGACGGACTCCACGACTTTTGTAGAGTCGGGTGCAGAAGCAGTTGTAACTCTATCTCCAGATGGGATTCATGTGTTCGAGAAGAAGCGAAATCCAAGTCTAGAAGAACAGTTAAGTGCTTATGCACATCTAGACTATGTTTTTATCGAAGGCTTCAAGAAGGAAAAGCATCCAAAGATTGCCGTTTTTCGTACAATAGAGCAAAGTGAAATAATTCAAGCTCTTGAGCCTGAGCCCATAGCTATTGCAACAGATATGGACGATTTCAACTTTCAATTATCTGCTTTTCCTTCCTTCGATTTGAACAATATCCCTGGTATGGCTGACTTTATTGAACGATATTTTGGGAGCAAATAA
- a CDS encoding ferredoxin, whose amino-acid sequence MAKYTFVDKDTCIACGACGATAPDIYDYDDEGLAEVIFDGDGNKGVTEIPEDLFDDLQDAQDGCPTDSIKVADTPFS is encoded by the coding sequence ATGGCAAAGTATACATTTGTTGATAAAGATACTTGCATCGCTTGTGGCGCTTGCGGAGCTACAGCTCCAGACATCTATGATTACGATGATGAAGGTTTGGCTGAAGTGATTTTTGATGGAGATGGCAACAAAGGGGTAACTGAAATCCCAGAAGATCTGTTTGATGATCTACAGGATGCACAAGATGGCTGCCCAACGGATTCCATTAAAGTTGCGGATACACCTTTTAGCTAA
- a CDS encoding adenylate/guanylate cyclase domain-containing protein, whose translation MGKKKWIQTLAVGLVLMLFSTYFYTVNSSGLFYFVEGPLQDVLRKAKSVDERQPEDRIKIIKIDEKSLKAIGKFPWDRSTYAQLIEKLEQSGAAAIGIDVVLAEPSKNPADDKALADVLAKYQNVIVPVQINYPSKQKQAGDLVPEKIDYPTPTLTTSRQQMAHINVFVDKDGKARKLPVGLPDENGAYIPAFSVALANLVLDDKDKVKRDEATGQWKRGNKVMPTNERNQVTTEFFTLPRQKVDATTGYESLSFIDVINSKNPLPLQGSIVLVGPFVTAMQDEYPTPISSVKMFGIEIHANMIQTLLESKFYKDTSKPFGVSIILLISLLAIFLFHRYKGKTALIIFLGMFVIYGGVWLTFYIAGSTFAPLVYPQFALVTIYIWSLVSHYLEERKERNRVTGIFGRFVSKTVVDELLQSGEDVKLGGSRKDISLIFVDIRGFTPMSERLEPEQVIQVLNEYLDVCTKAIFKFNGTLDKFIGDGVMAMFGAPIEYDNHPEMAVRAAIEMKSQATVLEQRLIEKYGIGVKFGLGINSGPAVVGNIGSEDLRLDYTAIGDTVNLSARLEANAKPGQILISEQTYARVKDLFEIESIGEIKVKGKEKPVAVYEVIGNL comes from the coding sequence ATGGGTAAGAAGAAATGGATTCAGACTTTAGCAGTAGGACTTGTGTTGATGTTATTTTCGACATATTTCTACACCGTTAACTCTAGCGGCTTGTTTTATTTTGTTGAGGGTCCCCTCCAAGATGTTTTGCGGAAAGCTAAATCTGTGGATGAACGTCAGCCAGAGGATCGCATCAAAATTATTAAGATTGATGAGAAATCACTTAAAGCAATTGGGAAATTTCCGTGGGATCGATCTACCTATGCGCAATTGATAGAAAAGCTAGAGCAGTCAGGCGCAGCAGCAATTGGTATCGACGTCGTGTTAGCTGAACCTTCGAAAAACCCCGCTGACGATAAAGCATTGGCTGATGTTTTGGCCAAGTATCAAAATGTTATCGTGCCCGTCCAAATTAACTATCCCTCCAAGCAAAAGCAAGCAGGCGATCTTGTGCCTGAGAAAATAGACTACCCCACTCCAACACTAACAACCAGTAGACAGCAAATGGCACATATTAATGTGTTTGTCGATAAGGATGGTAAGGCTCGGAAGCTGCCAGTTGGGCTGCCGGATGAGAATGGAGCATACATACCTGCGTTCAGCGTTGCGCTCGCCAATCTAGTTTTGGATGATAAGGACAAAGTGAAGCGAGATGAAGCAACTGGACAATGGAAGCGCGGCAATAAAGTAATGCCAACAAACGAAAGAAATCAAGTTACGACTGAATTTTTCACACTGCCAAGGCAGAAAGTAGATGCAACAACAGGCTATGAATCACTATCTTTCATTGATGTAATTAATAGTAAAAATCCTTTACCATTGCAAGGCAGTATAGTTCTGGTAGGGCCTTTCGTCACGGCCATGCAGGATGAATACCCAACACCGATCAGCTCTGTTAAGATGTTTGGAATCGAAATACATGCGAATATGATTCAAACTTTATTAGAAAGCAAGTTTTATAAAGATACAAGTAAGCCTTTTGGCGTAAGTATTATCTTGCTTATTTCTTTGCTTGCCATTTTCTTATTTCATAGATATAAAGGCAAAACTGCTCTAATTATTTTTCTGGGAATGTTCGTGATCTATGGTGGCGTATGGTTAACCTTCTACATTGCGGGATCAACCTTCGCACCTCTTGTATACCCGCAATTTGCTTTAGTTACGATCTACATTTGGTCGTTGGTGAGTCATTACCTGGAAGAGCGGAAGGAGCGCAACCGTGTAACCGGTATCTTCGGAAGGTTCGTTTCCAAAACGGTTGTAGACGAGCTGCTGCAGTCAGGCGAAGATGTTAAGCTTGGCGGCAGTCGTAAAGATATCTCGCTTATTTTCGTTGATATTCGCGGGTTTACCCCTATGTCGGAACGACTAGAGCCAGAGCAAGTTATTCAAGTGTTGAATGAGTATCTGGATGTATGTACGAAAGCTATTTTCAAATTTAATGGGACGCTTGACAAATTTATTGGTGATGGTGTCATGGCGATGTTCGGCGCTCCGATTGAATATGACAATCACCCGGAGATGGCTGTGCGAGCAGCTATTGAGATGAAGTCGCAGGCTACTGTTCTTGAGCAGAGGTTGATTGAAAAGTATGGCATCGGAGTGAAGTTCGGTCTAGGTATTAACAGCGGACCTGCGGTTGTTGGAAACATTGGTTCTGAAGACCTAAGGCTCGATTATACGGCTATAGGAGATACGGTCAACTTGTCAGCTAGATTAGAAGCGAACGCGAAACCAGGTCAAATTCTAATCAGTGAACAGACCTACGCGAGGGTCAAAGACCTTTTTGAGATAGAATCCATCGGTGAAATTAAGGTAAAAGGAAAAGAAAAGCCCGTGGCTGTTTATGAAGTTATCGGGAATCTCTAA
- a CDS encoding FecR domain-containing protein produces MGKTKKSFVSLFLSFCLVFSLVSALLVKPVDAKTVRVAVIAALSGDVTIKKGGGSKSYDAYESMSLNQGDTVYTGASSSVTLNLSNGDADVTLGENAEINVSDLNTSDGNKKSKLKVWAGSMWVKVKSLAGSDDEFEIETPTAVMGVRGTQFFVTVDPKTGAIKMAVGAGKVSASTVKNGTDSTQKSSITYLYPTQQISLDSRDETDDLSLKVDFLDLDDFIKDASPEIIREIILNKAEIDKENDAFIAKKKKEIEDGKFVDDTSLTVKDQAGLDKVKQNLDNLIGNIAKKALTENKVDKESLNKIIEQANAKIDKQEKKLDLDKVKELDKTAGVDAEKEKIKKELLQKLEAEKLKKQLEEAKKQEELKKKLAAALKVLEEQQKKILEATKVAEEKAKADAEAKLKESYTDKEKKDFDDKKNGTNTSVPGSGGNSGNSGDTDPGTPVLTPSISLTPGSVSNFGLFNLDVNLSNFVGSNTIYGVEVHLSYGSNITLNVDEDHPWVSNSDIFSQSNSADHIKEYSNVSQKELVYAVTNFGSGSDNVEAINGTKRLVTIPFNVHLLETTVVPAPVTYTIKVEKIVIVHKNGLDVQKIEIPVKPETTVTLPPNSGPNNL; encoded by the coding sequence GTGGGAAAAACTAAGAAATCATTTGTGTCATTATTTTTAAGTTTTTGTTTAGTGTTTAGTTTGGTCTCAGCGCTGCTTGTAAAACCTGTAGACGCAAAAACCGTTCGAGTAGCTGTCATTGCAGCATTATCCGGTGATGTAACGATCAAGAAAGGCGGAGGTTCCAAATCGTACGATGCCTATGAAAGTATGAGTTTAAATCAAGGCGACACGGTTTACACAGGAGCTAGCTCATCTGTCACCCTTAATTTGAGCAATGGGGATGCAGATGTAACTTTAGGCGAAAATGCTGAGATTAACGTGTCAGACCTTAATACCTCAGATGGAAATAAGAAATCCAAGCTTAAAGTATGGGCCGGTTCCATGTGGGTCAAGGTGAAATCATTAGCTGGATCAGATGATGAATTTGAAATTGAGACACCAACGGCCGTAATGGGTGTACGTGGAACGCAGTTCTTTGTTACCGTCGACCCGAAAACGGGCGCAATTAAGATGGCGGTTGGAGCAGGGAAAGTCTCTGCATCGACTGTAAAGAATGGAACTGACTCTACTCAAAAGTCTTCAATTACATACTTATATCCAACACAACAAATTTCTTTGGATTCTAGGGATGAGACGGATGATCTGTCACTTAAAGTAGATTTCCTTGATTTAGATGATTTTATTAAGGATGCTTCACCTGAAATCATTAGAGAGATTATCTTGAACAAAGCCGAAATAGATAAAGAGAACGATGCTTTTATCGCTAAGAAAAAGAAAGAAATCGAAGATGGTAAATTCGTGGATGATACTTCTTTAACTGTGAAGGATCAAGCTGGATTAGATAAAGTGAAACAAAACTTAGATAACTTAATTGGTAATATTGCCAAGAAGGCTCTCACAGAAAATAAGGTTGATAAAGAGTCTTTGAATAAAATCATTGAACAAGCAAATGCAAAAATCGATAAACAAGAGAAGAAATTAGATTTAGACAAAGTTAAAGAATTAGATAAAACTGCAGGTGTTGATGCAGAGAAAGAAAAAATAAAGAAAGAGCTGCTTCAAAAGCTTGAAGCTGAAAAGCTCAAAAAGCAACTTGAAGAAGCGAAGAAGCAAGAAGAACTCAAAAAAAAGCTGGCTGCTGCGCTTAAAGTTTTGGAAGAACAACAGAAAAAGATTCTCGAAGCGACGAAAGTGGCAGAGGAGAAGGCTAAAGCAGATGCTGAAGCTAAATTGAAAGAAAGCTACACAGATAAAGAGAAGAAGGATTTTGATGATAAGAAGAATGGGACAAATACTTCAGTACCGGGATCAGGTGGTAATTCGGGGAATTCAGGGGATACAGATCCAGGGACACCAGTATTAACACCAAGTATTAGTCTTACACCAGGCTCTGTTAGCAACTTCGGATTATTCAATTTAGATGTAAATCTAAGTAACTTTGTCGGCAGCAACACAATCTATGGAGTAGAAGTGCACTTATCCTACGGTTCCAATATTACTCTTAACGTTGATGAGGATCACCCTTGGGTGAGTAATTCTGATATTTTTAGCCAAAGCAATAGTGCAGATCATATTAAAGAATATTCTAACGTCTCACAGAAAGAGCTTGTGTATGCAGTGACAAATTTTGGCTCGGGTTCTGATAATGTTGAAGCGATAAATGGGACTAAAAGGTTAGTTACAATTCCGTTTAATGTCCATTT